The window CGTTTTACCCGTATTTTTCCCGACTCGCTGATATTGTCGAGCAGACTGTGCAATGCCGCTTCAAGGCCCAGATCATCAAGCATCACCGGACGCAGATTGTGTGATACCCGGCGTACTTCCTGAATCGACATATTAAGCATGTCGGTGGCTTTATGCAGATGTTCACGGGCATCTTCATGGGGCCATTTTTTATCCGCCAGGTTTAAGCGCAATTTGGCGGATACCAGCATCTGATTAATGCCATCATGCAACTCTCGGGCAAAGGTCCGGCGCTGCATAACCTGAAAGGCGACCGAACGGTGTGCCAGATCCTGCAGGCGCTGATCGGCCAGCTGGGTGGCATGAATATTAATAATAATAACGATGATAACGACCAGCGCTAGGGTAACGGCCAGCAACACGGACGCTGCGAGAAAGGTGCGGCGTACATTGGTATTTACTTTATTCTGCAGTGAGCGGGTTTCAGCGGCGATGTCATCGACGTACAGGCCGGTGCCCATCATCCAGTTAAGGTAGGGAATATTGACGACGTAACTGAGCTTGTTTTCCTGACCGGACAGTGATGGTTTATTCCAGATATAACGGTAAAACCCACCACCTTTACCCGCCAGTGCCAGCAGATCGCGGATAACATACTGGCCGTTATCGTCCTGAAAATCGATCATGGGTTGGCCGACCAGATCCGGCTGTGCCGGGTGCACAAGGTTGGTGCCCTTCTGGTCGTAAACAAAAAAGTAGCCATCGTTGCCGTAGGTGAGCCCTTGCAGGATGCGTTTGATTTCATACTCTGCCCGTGACTGGTCGAGGCCATATTCCAGTTCTTCCAGAACCGGATTAATCGATGTCATGGCCAGGCTGACATAATCGACCAGTGCTTTGCGTTTACTGGCCAGTACATTTTCTTCGAATATGGCCACCTGTTGCTGTGCCAGTTGCTGTGCCTGACGCTGGGTTATCCAGGTAATAGTCAGGGTGAGTGCAACCAGTGGCAATACGGTAAGCAGCAGGATCTTGGCTTTTAACGTCAGATTCATACCCGGTGGCCGTGGCGGAATTAAGATGTTACTCATCTTAGAGCCTGTGAGCCCGGATAGATAGCGTACAGATATGGCTCTGTACCATGGGGGTTGATTCGCTGATCATGGTATTTCTTATCATTATTATTGTTAGCTGAACGGGGCTGATAAGCAGGCTTCTGCAACCGTGTCCGGTTGCAGAAGCCTGGTTTGTAT of the Thalassolituus hydrocarboniclasticus genome contains:
- a CDS encoding cache domain-containing protein, with product MSNILIPPRPPGMNLTLKAKILLLTVLPLVALTLTITWITQRQAQQLAQQQVAIFEENVLASKRKALVDYVSLAMTSINPVLEELEYGLDQSRAEYEIKRILQGLTYGNDGYFFVYDQKGTNLVHPAQPDLVGQPMIDFQDDNGQYVIRDLLALAGKGGGFYRYIWNKPSLSGQENKLSYVVNIPYLNWMMGTGLYVDDIAAETRSLQNKVNTNVRRTFLAASVLLAVTLALVVIIVIIINIHATQLADQRLQDLAHRSVAFQVMQRRTFARELHDGINQMLVSAKLRLNLADKKWPHEDAREHLHKATDMLNMSIQEVRRVSHNLRPVMLDDLGLEAALHSLLDNISESGKIRVKRRIRLPETRLPDAIEMTLYRLVQEAITNVQKHAEATQVSLNISHNLQSVLIEMEDNGCGFSLEEDQSGIGLMNMRERVELVGGKFSVRSRRTQGTLIRAEFFLNPDEANQL